A DNA window from Anaerocolumna sp. AGMB13020 contains the following coding sequences:
- a CDS encoding glycosyl hydrolase family 8, whose product MGEYMKDGAFYTGSYPNLLAEAGLSEQEINRRIEEAFHTMFFDEQEKFYFEMGQDKGYMMDTGNFDARTEGMSYGMMMAVQMDRKDIFDKLWLFSKTYMYQSSGKYEGYFAWSVATDGKKNAEGPAPDGEEYYALALFFASHRWGEGEAPFDYEAQARNILKHCIHQHELTEEGNPMWEPENHYIKFVPESPFSDPSYHLPHFYELFAEWAEEEDREFFKEAAKESRRYLLLACHPQTGMAPEYAEFDGTPKRLFHDGQFYSDAYRVAMNIGLEKAWFNKEEALGEIIDRLQAFFSENTKLGEYDNYLIDGTSLGQPALHPVAIIATNAAGSLAAKGKYRMDWVRNFLNTPLRKGERRYYDNCLYFFSLLMLAGRYRIY is encoded by the coding sequence ATGGGAGAGTATATGAAGGACGGTGCATTTTATACAGGAAGCTATCCGAATCTACTGGCGGAAGCAGGACTATCGGAGCAGGAAATCAACCGCAGGATAGAGGAAGCATTTCACACCATGTTTTTTGATGAGCAGGAAAAGTTCTATTTTGAAATGGGTCAGGACAAAGGTTATATGATGGATACCGGAAATTTTGATGCAAGGACCGAAGGCATGAGCTATGGCATGATGATGGCGGTGCAGATGGACAGGAAGGATATTTTTGACAAATTATGGCTTTTTTCAAAGACATACATGTATCAGAGCAGCGGAAAGTATGAAGGATATTTTGCCTGGTCCGTAGCAACAGATGGGAAGAAAAATGCGGAAGGACCTGCACCGGACGGAGAAGAATATTATGCATTGGCACTCTTTTTCGCTTCTCACCGCTGGGGAGAAGGAGAAGCACCTTTTGATTACGAGGCGCAGGCAAGGAATATCTTAAAGCATTGTATTCATCAGCATGAGCTGACGGAGGAAGGCAACCCAATGTGGGAGCCTGAGAACCATTATATCAAATTTGTTCCGGAATCCCCTTTTTCCGATCCATCCTATCATCTGCCCCACTTCTATGAGCTGTTTGCGGAATGGGCAGAAGAAGAAGACCGGGAGTTCTTTAAAGAAGCGGCAAAAGAGAGCCGGAGATATCTATTGCTGGCATGCCATCCGCAGACAGGCATGGCACCGGAATATGCGGAATTTGATGGTACGCCAAAGAGGCTGTTCCATGACGGTCAATTTTATTCCGATGCCTATAGGGTTGCCATGAATATCGGATTGGAGAAAGCCTGGTTCAACAAAGAAGAAGCCCTGGGAGAGATTATTGACCGGTTACAGGCATTTTTCTCTGAAAATACAAAACTGGGTGAGTATGACAATTATCTCATTGATGGAACCTCTCTGGGGCAGCCGGCACTTCACCCTGTAGCTATTATAGCCACCAATGCGGCGGGGTCATTGGCAGCCAAAGGGAAATACAGAATGGATTGGGTCAGAAATTTCTTGAATACTCCTCTTAGAAAAGGTGAGAGAAGATATTACGATAACTGTCTGTATTTCTTCTCCCTGCTGATGCTGGCAGGTAGATATCGGATATATTGA
- a CDS encoding SGNH/GDSL hydrolase family protein, with the protein MCRRFYILLIMLTLLSVCGCSGNEAAKSDSERKELENTLEDSSNTSREPKQEESSNKTEVSEEAPVEKETADEKKHAADGKEEAYERMIERSLLSSGNNFRMKKVMEKAAKGEEVTVAYIGGSITEGAGASTYKNCYAYQSWLSFSEKFGKDKGENIRLVNAGMGGTPSALGIIRYDRDVTDYGKTVPDIVFIEFAVNDYQEPTNGEAYESMVRKVLNQPNQPAVVLVFSVFKSKWNMQDFYQPLGDFYDLPMISIKNAVVPELETGEITEDEFFSDEYHPKDFGHQIMKDCIGFYFDTVAASISSDTDALVTDKTLFGNAYEELKMLDAEIQEKEIILKKGGFSGNDKELVGLYYAPERRSFPANWKHEKDGEKESFSMTLNCKNLLMAYKVSSRDTFGEAEVYIDGEKIGTYNGHQENGWNNPITVVLLKEEQAAEHRIEIKMAKGNEEKEFTIMAFGYTGR; encoded by the coding sequence ATGTGTAGAAGATTCTATATTTTGCTGATAATGCTCACCCTACTCTCTGTTTGCGGCTGTTCAGGGAATGAGGCAGCGAAATCGGATTCCGAAAGAAAGGAATTGGAAAATACACTGGAAGATAGTTCGAATACCTCCAGGGAACCTAAACAGGAAGAGAGCAGCAATAAAACGGAGGTTTCAGAGGAAGCTCCTGTTGAGAAGGAAACAGCAGATGAAAAAAAACATGCAGCAGACGGTAAAGAGGAGGCGTATGAGAGGATGATAGAGAGATCTTTGTTATCTTCAGGAAACAATTTCAGAATGAAAAAGGTTATGGAAAAGGCGGCAAAAGGGGAAGAGGTAACGGTTGCCTATATTGGGGGCTCCATTACAGAAGGTGCTGGAGCATCCACCTATAAAAACTGTTATGCGTATCAATCCTGGCTTTCTTTTTCGGAAAAATTCGGGAAAGATAAAGGGGAAAATATAAGGCTTGTAAATGCTGGAATGGGTGGTACTCCTTCTGCTTTAGGGATTATTCGCTATGACAGGGACGTTACGGATTACGGAAAAACAGTGCCGGATATTGTATTTATAGAGTTTGCGGTGAATGATTACCAGGAACCTACCAATGGAGAAGCATACGAAAGTATGGTGAGAAAAGTTCTGAACCAGCCGAATCAGCCGGCAGTTGTATTGGTATTCAGTGTATTCAAGAGCAAGTGGAATATGCAGGATTTTTATCAGCCCCTGGGTGATTTCTATGACCTGCCCATGATAAGTATTAAGAATGCAGTGGTCCCTGAACTGGAGACCGGAGAAATTACAGAGGACGAGTTCTTTTCTGATGAATACCATCCCAAGGATTTTGGTCATCAGATTATGAAGGATTGTATAGGCTTTTATTTTGATACGGTGGCTGCAAGTATATCATCGGATACCGATGCTTTGGTAACGGATAAGACTCTTTTTGGCAATGCTTACGAGGAGCTGAAAATGCTGGATGCAGAAATACAGGAAAAAGAAATCATCCTGAAAAAAGGTGGTTTTTCTGGAAATGACAAGGAATTGGTTGGTCTGTATTATGCACCGGAAAGACGCAGCTTTCCTGCTAACTGGAAACATGAAAAGGATGGCGAGAAAGAGAGCTTCTCTATGACCTTGAACTGTAAGAATCTCTTAATGGCGTATAAGGTAAGCAGCAGAGATACCTTTGGAGAAGCGGAAGTTTATATAGACGGAGAAAAAATCGGAACTTATAACGGACATCAGGAAAACGGCTGGAACAATCCAATAACCGTGGTTCTTCTTAAGGAAGAGCAGGCGGCTGAACACAGGATTGAAATAAAAATGGCCAAAGGAAATGAAGAAAAGGAATTTACCATAATGGCCTTTGGATATACCGGAAGATAA
- a CDS encoding efflux RND transporter periplasmic adaptor subunit — MGNGIKFRGRLVFTLAMAVLLQGCLPKEEVLPEAPVIKTEEMKAYKKAEVMRGDIIESVSIDCTYTALNKEDLKFSISGKVIDHIYVKEGDKVEKGDILADLVMDDTRSKIEEYNDNLESLNLNLSNLKELKGLAASSLKKLKATEGYTVNIGEQYERDISGYDNDMEKLEDSIYITQKRLKNAREDLNKHRILAGMNGMVSFIAGYRSGDFSKAETTLITIYDPEEMLFYAEGENVKYLAPGDKVTVKMFGETVEAEVLALDEKKNEAEGLYLKAVKKPERLQMDAKGEITLILKEARDVLYLPASAVHEENGTSVVYVEDEDGFKSVKEIKTGFIAERKIEILSGLEEGDSVILE; from the coding sequence ATGGGAAATGGAATCAAGTTCAGGGGAAGACTGGTCTTTACGCTTGCAATGGCAGTACTGCTCCAGGGCTGCCTTCCAAAAGAGGAAGTACTGCCGGAGGCCCCTGTGATAAAGACAGAAGAGATGAAAGCGTATAAAAAAGCAGAGGTCATGAGGGGAGATATCATAGAAAGTGTGTCAATTGACTGCACCTATACGGCGCTTAATAAGGAAGACTTAAAGTTTTCCATCAGTGGAAAAGTCATTGACCATATCTATGTAAAAGAAGGTGACAAGGTAGAAAAAGGAGATATCCTGGCTGACCTGGTTATGGACGATACACGAAGTAAGATAGAGGAATATAACGATAATCTGGAATCCTTGAATCTGAATCTTTCGAATCTGAAGGAATTAAAAGGGCTTGCAGCTTCAAGTCTTAAGAAGCTCAAAGCCACAGAAGGCTATACCGTAAATATCGGTGAGCAATATGAAAGAGATATTTCAGGGTATGACAATGATATGGAAAAACTGGAGGATAGTATCTATATCACTCAGAAAAGACTTAAGAATGCCAGGGAGGATTTGAACAAGCACAGAATCCTGGCAGGAATGAACGGTATGGTATCTTTTATCGCCGGTTACAGAAGTGGTGACTTTTCCAAGGCAGAGACGACTCTGATTACTATTTATGATCCAGAGGAAATGCTCTTTTACGCTGAAGGAGAGAATGTCAAGTATCTCGCACCGGGTGATAAGGTAACGGTTAAGATGTTTGGAGAAACGGTGGAAGCAGAGGTCCTTGCTCTGGATGAAAAGAAAAATGAAGCCGAAGGCCTTTACCTAAAAGCTGTGAAAAAACCAGAAAGGCTTCAGATGGATGCCAAAGGAGAAATCACCCTGATTTTAAAGGAAGCCAGGGATGTGCTTTATCTGCCTGCATCTGCTGTCCATGAAGAAAACGGAACATCTGTAGTTTATGTAGAGGATGAAGATGGCTTCAAAAGCGTGAAGGAAATAAAGACCGGATTTATTGCAGAAAGGAAAATTGAGATTCTGTCAGGTCTTGAGGAGGGCGACAGTGTCATACTGGAATAG
- a CDS encoding efflux RND transporter periplasmic adaptor subunit, whose product MSKARKIICLIAAGSLALSLITVRVTLAEGKSVFQKTGEESHKTETAKTGKDNPKTETAKTGKKNPKTETAKTGEKSPEIETAKTGEESPETETGMAGGENPETEASNNGGESLKTESDQDIEVSYEEVVIGNYEEKGTLKNLEWKFLRYDSLSIPYPNGTFVNYLVEEGQEVKKGEKLLSYRLPFDPIGLEEKELKLKQNLEAYELASRQREAEINESEKRLKILEQGTYDEKIAKLNLEKQKLSFQQYCYQTEKALDIQKEDINTIKANEELQYLYAPYDGIIHKGDGVSEAMEIDNRKVLLTILDKKSAVLGTEVSGNESLWFDMKVSVTGITNRKEDKDNLHTGRVLSSDSLFEGKITTGMLYVAVDDPELMNTIQMANISAAAVAVEQVPIIPIKAVKTENDRKFVYQKDSDGSLRRQYITGRDNGTDMWVYSGLSAGQNIVVD is encoded by the coding sequence ATGTCAAAGGCTAGAAAAATAATATGCCTCATAGCAGCAGGCAGTCTTGCGCTTTCTCTGATAACCGTCAGAGTTACCCTGGCGGAAGGTAAGTCCGTCTTCCAAAAGACCGGAGAGGAAAGCCATAAGACAGAAACAGCAAAGACCGGGAAGGATAACCCAAAAACAGAAACAGCAAAGACCGGGAAGAAAAACCCAAAAACAGAAACGGCAAAGACCGGGGAGAAAAGCCCTGAAATAGAAACAGCAAAGACCGGGGAGGAAAGTCCAGAAACAGAAACGGGCATGGCCGGAGGAGAAAACCCAGAGACAGAAGCATCTAATAACGGAGGAGAAAGCCTTAAGACAGAATCTGATCAAGACATAGAAGTAAGTTATGAAGAGGTCGTAATCGGTAATTATGAGGAAAAAGGGACTTTAAAGAACCTGGAATGGAAATTTCTCAGATATGACAGCTTGTCTATACCTTATCCCAACGGCACCTTTGTTAACTATCTGGTGGAGGAAGGACAAGAGGTAAAAAAAGGAGAGAAGCTGCTATCCTATCGGCTTCCTTTTGATCCAATCGGTCTGGAGGAGAAGGAACTGAAGCTGAAGCAGAATCTTGAAGCATATGAGCTGGCCAGCCGGCAAAGAGAAGCGGAGATAAACGAGAGTGAGAAGCGGCTTAAAATTCTGGAACAGGGGACCTATGATGAAAAAATAGCAAAGCTGAACCTGGAGAAGCAGAAACTTTCTTTTCAGCAATATTGTTACCAGACAGAAAAAGCCCTGGATATACAAAAAGAAGATATCAACACAATAAAAGCAAATGAAGAACTCCAATATCTGTATGCTCCATATGATGGAATCATCCATAAAGGGGATGGCGTTTCGGAAGCTATGGAGATTGACAACCGGAAGGTGTTATTGACCATTCTGGATAAAAAGAGTGCCGTATTAGGCACAGAGGTAAGCGGAAATGAAAGCCTTTGGTTTGATATGAAAGTTTCGGTGACAGGTATCACAAACCGAAAAGAAGATAAGGATAATCTTCACACGGGCAGAGTCCTTTCCAGTGATTCTTTGTTCGAAGGAAAGATAACAACAGGTATGCTGTATGTTGCAGTGGATGACCCGGAACTAATGAACACCATCCAAATGGCTAATATTTCAGCGGCAGCTGTAGCCGTTGAGCAGGTTCCGATTATTCCGATTAAGGCAGTTAAAACGGAAAATGACCGAAAATTCGTGTACCAGAAGGACAGTGACGGCAGCCTCAGACGACAGTATATTACCGGCAGAGATAATGGAACGGATATGTGGGTGTACAGCGGTCTGTCTGCGGGACAGAACATAGTAGTGGATTAG
- a CDS encoding ABC transporter ATP-binding protein: protein MNQIMKTIGINRYFAIPGGNSLHVLKDITMEIPEGKLTILKGRSGSGKTTLMNILGALDTATSGETIFDGVRLEELGERSRCRLRRTKMGFIFQSVALIPTMNAYENVEYMLRMAGIKKNRNDRVRESLKLVGLAGRMDHMPQELSGGEQQRTAIARAIVHKPRIIFADEPTAELDTKTALQIVKIFKNLTEQEGITVLMTTHDTDLMEMGDRVYELEDGGFVGRE, encoded by the coding sequence ATGAATCAGATTATGAAAACCATTGGAATTAACAGATATTTTGCAATTCCCGGCGGAAACAGTCTTCATGTACTTAAGGATATAACCATGGAAATTCCGGAGGGAAAGCTTACAATCTTAAAAGGCCGCTCCGGTTCGGGCAAGACGACCCTGATGAATATCTTAGGTGCCCTTGATACGGCTACTTCGGGGGAAACAATATTTGACGGTGTACGTCTGGAGGAACTGGGGGAAAGGAGCCGCTGCAGGCTCAGGAGAACAAAAATGGGATTTATTTTCCAGTCGGTTGCCCTTATACCCACCATGAATGCTTATGAAAATGTGGAATACATGCTTCGAATGGCAGGAATAAAAAAGAACCGGAATGACAGGGTGAGAGAAAGCCTTAAACTGGTAGGGCTGGCAGGCAGAATGGATCATATGCCCCAGGAGCTGTCCGGCGGCGAACAGCAAAGGACTGCTATTGCCCGTGCAATTGTCCATAAGCCCAGAATCATCTTTGCAGATGAACCTACGGCGGAGCTGGATACAAAAACAGCTCTTCAGATTGTCAAGATATTCAAGAACCTGACGGAACAGGAAGGGATAACGGTACTGATGACAACCCATGATACAGATCTGATGGAAATGGGTGACCGGGTATATGAGCTGGAGGATGGTGGTTTTGTTGGCAGAGAATAG
- a CDS encoding efflux RND transporter periplasmic adaptor subunit has product MSYWNRLGVKCAVVCLMVLLLSGCEKKEQSVPVLSESAGTQLETAVVTRGALFEMSTYDGKVFPELKEITFGAEGTVAEVKVALGDTVKKGETLFLLKNEGLEEELASLKKQLRDSEVNKYYELEIQKLELEIQKLTLKQKQEEKAPAIEIAQIQANYDRQKLLLEQYIKVKDFDEKKLQVKIEELEKSLNSFQITAPVDGKVVYLKETHLSMPVKEGDIALYLADYSGLYIQSEYLEEALVEKTEMVYALIKGREYPLEYDPYTVEELLRMKDSTTGMGSRFRFKESGDYASGDYGCICLKNKVENNVLSIPKTALNSDGEETFVYLVIDGSLVKQVVKTGAETSIQVEIKDGLKEGDVVYVKG; this is encoded by the coding sequence GTGTCATACTGGAATAGATTGGGAGTGAAATGTGCAGTAGTATGTCTGATGGTGCTTCTGCTAAGTGGTTGTGAAAAAAAGGAGCAGTCCGTGCCGGTGCTGTCAGAGTCAGCAGGAACACAGCTGGAAACCGCGGTGGTTACCAGAGGTGCTTTGTTTGAAATGAGCACATATGACGGAAAGGTGTTTCCGGAGCTGAAGGAGATTACCTTTGGTGCGGAGGGTACAGTAGCTGAAGTTAAGGTAGCCCTGGGTGATACGGTGAAAAAGGGAGAAACTCTGTTCCTTTTAAAAAACGAAGGACTGGAAGAGGAACTGGCGTCCCTGAAGAAACAGCTGAGAGATTCTGAAGTGAACAAATACTATGAATTGGAAATACAGAAGCTGGAGCTTGAAATTCAAAAACTTACACTGAAGCAGAAGCAGGAAGAGAAGGCGCCGGCTATAGAAATCGCACAGATTCAGGCAAATTATGACCGGCAGAAACTGCTGCTGGAGCAATACATAAAAGTGAAGGATTTTGATGAAAAGAAACTGCAGGTAAAGATAGAGGAGTTGGAGAAAAGCCTGAACTCCTTTCAGATTACAGCACCTGTTGACGGTAAAGTGGTTTATTTAAAAGAAACTCATTTAAGTATGCCAGTCAAAGAAGGCGATATCGCTTTATACCTTGCAGATTATTCCGGGCTCTATATCCAGAGTGAGTATCTGGAAGAAGCTCTGGTAGAAAAGACTGAGATGGTGTATGCACTGATAAAGGGCAGGGAGTATCCGCTGGAATATGATCCCTATACGGTTGAGGAACTGCTGCGTATGAAGGACAGCACCACCGGTATGGGCAGTCGTTTTCGATTCAAAGAGAGCGGTGATTATGCTTCCGGAGACTATGGTTGTATCTGTCTAAAAAATAAGGTGGAAAACAATGTCCTCAGTATTCCAAAGACTGCGCTGAACAGCGACGGAGAAGAAACTTTTGTTTACCTGGTAATTGATGGTTCCCTGGTAAAACAGGTAGTTAAGACGGGAGCAGAGACCAGCATACAGGTGGAGATAAAAGACGGACTGAAGGAAGGAGATGTGGTATATGTCAAAGGCTAG
- a CDS encoding ABC transporter permease, whose translation MFKYVIHKILNKKWMAASLILGNLLLIGMVSGSVVYSNAVLNRLLVKELNNAMETTGVYPLQTAVEIRMDRTRSDVSVAGKVKELEYLTDSLSSDMQLKAREIIRNYYIRTNYLYAPEEKEVNSQVLDLSFLSGMEDHITFLSGKTYSNKLVDGAIEVIVSRKAMMEQDLMLGEELYLADARDKEGNPYKIRITGVFQNAESEDVYWVKSPDSYSKQFFMEENLFRELFVNYEAPEYKWNSIFYVLMDYSNIKSGQVGNMSSVLERFSEKVKAMDCYSYKEYFGELLQDFQVKEVRLNNILFLLEIPIFILLLVFIYMVNKQMMLNERGDIAMLKSRGASGGHIIRIYLYQGIIFSILGLLLGIPLGLFFCYSLGNSNAFLEFVSRTALKVDFTGKAFLASLLCGVISLVITLALAFWHTGETIVSYKRKLNKKAGKPVLKSLVAGAVFLGIAGYSLYNFRLHADTLAAGKGLDPLLFCGAIFFILGMAFLVQGLFPFMTEVIFCTGKNHWNPAAYASFQKLNKASDNQGFILLFLILTVSLGIFDATLARTINGNEEERIVYTTGADLVLQEKWVSNREDIQAYVASLKAMGQNVDESQFTVVYTEPDFDRYKELEGIEKVTKVLMDKGLLVNGNGGKISTALMGIQTKEFGETVNFKNGLLKTHWYNYLNEMGSSEDGILVSSNFRDMLGYKTGDTITCSGEEGSLTGIIKGFVDYWPSYAPVTLEKGKDGKAAEVNQFLIVANLSKVQKEWGITPYQIWIKTSGSSSFIYDFASQNNLQFEVFKDLSANIIEKNNDPFYQGTNGILTLGFIIILLICAIGFLIFWILSIFTRTLQFGVLRAMGMTLGEIIGMLVQEQFFLSVLPIFFGIFIGRLVSGLFVPLIQIAYTSSEQILPLEIMEQGADRVRVLVIVAAMVLLCMLIIGKLISDMKVTKALKLGED comes from the coding sequence ATGTTTAAATATGTAATACATAAAATATTGAATAAAAAATGGATGGCTGCCAGTCTGATATTGGGGAACCTTCTGCTCATTGGTATGGTGTCAGGAAGTGTGGTCTATTCCAATGCAGTATTGAACAGGCTGCTGGTGAAAGAACTGAATAATGCCATGGAGACTACAGGAGTTTATCCTTTGCAGACTGCAGTGGAGATCCGAATGGACAGGACCAGAAGTGATGTTAGCGTAGCGGGTAAGGTAAAGGAACTGGAATACCTGACGGACAGCCTTTCCTCCGATATGCAGCTGAAAGCCAGGGAAATTATCAGAAATTATTATATTCGCACCAACTATCTGTATGCACCGGAGGAAAAAGAAGTAAATTCCCAGGTATTGGACCTTTCTTTTCTTTCCGGTATGGAGGATCATATAACCTTTCTTTCCGGTAAGACCTACAGCAACAAGCTGGTAGACGGTGCCATTGAGGTTATCGTAAGCCGGAAAGCCATGATGGAGCAGGATCTCATGTTAGGGGAAGAGCTTTATCTGGCAGATGCCAGGGATAAAGAAGGAAATCCCTATAAGATAAGGATAACCGGAGTCTTTCAGAATGCAGAAAGTGAGGATGTCTATTGGGTAAAAAGTCCCGATTCCTATTCCAAGCAGTTTTTTATGGAGGAGAACTTATTCCGGGAGCTATTTGTAAATTATGAAGCACCAGAATATAAATGGAACAGTATCTTTTATGTGCTTATGGATTACAGCAACATCAAATCGGGGCAGGTAGGAAACATGTCATCTGTTCTGGAACGGTTCAGTGAAAAGGTCAAAGCCATGGACTGTTACAGTTACAAGGAATACTTTGGTGAGTTGTTACAGGATTTTCAAGTGAAAGAGGTCAGATTAAATAACATACTTTTTCTGCTGGAAATTCCTATTTTTATATTGCTGCTGGTATTTATCTATATGGTAAACAAGCAGATGATGTTAAATGAACGTGGAGACATTGCCATGCTGAAGAGCCGGGGGGCCTCAGGCGGGCATATTATCAGGATATATCTGTATCAGGGTATCATCTTTTCGATTTTGGGATTGTTACTTGGCATCCCACTGGGGCTTTTTTTCTGTTACAGCCTTGGAAACTCCAATGCTTTCCTGGAGTTTGTATCAAGAACTGCTCTTAAGGTGGATTTTACAGGAAAGGCTTTTCTTGCGTCTTTGCTCTGTGGGGTGATTTCCCTGGTCATAACCCTGGCACTGGCTTTTTGGCACACCGGTGAGACCATTGTATCCTACAAGAGGAAGCTGAATAAGAAAGCCGGAAAGCCAGTGCTCAAAAGTCTGGTGGCAGGTGCTGTATTCCTTGGTATTGCAGGCTACAGTCTGTATAATTTCAGACTGCATGCAGATACACTGGCAGCCGGAAAAGGTCTTGATCCGCTGTTGTTCTGCGGAGCTATTTTCTTTATACTGGGAATGGCTTTTCTGGTGCAGGGATTGTTCCCTTTTATGACGGAGGTTATCTTCTGTACCGGAAAAAATCATTGGAACCCGGCAGCTTATGCCTCCTTCCAGAAGCTTAACAAAGCTTCTGATAACCAGGGTTTTATTCTGCTTTTCCTTATACTCACGGTTTCTCTGGGGATTTTCGATGCTACTTTAGCCAGAACCATTAACGGCAATGAAGAGGAACGCATCGTTTATACCACAGGTGCAGATCTGGTCTTGCAGGAGAAATGGGTCAGCAACCGGGAGGATATCCAGGCATATGTAGCGTCCTTAAAAGCCATGGGACAGAATGTAGATGAGAGCCAGTTTACTGTAGTCTATACGGAACCGGACTTTGACAGGTATAAGGAACTTGAGGGAATTGAAAAAGTAACAAAGGTATTGATGGATAAAGGGCTTTTGGTAAATGGAAACGGTGGTAAGATCAGCACAGCACTTATGGGGATTCAGACAAAGGAGTTCGGAGAAACGGTAAACTTTAAGAACGGACTGCTAAAGACCCATTGGTATAACTACCTCAACGAAATGGGAAGTTCGGAAGATGGGATACTGGTATCTTCTAATTTCAGGGATATGCTGGGTTATAAGACCGGTGATACCATAACCTGTTCCGGCGAGGAAGGCAGTCTTACCGGCATAATTAAGGGCTTTGTGGATTACTGGCCGTCTTATGCGCCGGTAACTCTGGAAAAAGGCAAAGACGGGAAAGCTGCCGAGGTAAATCAATTCCTGATTGTGGCTAATCTGTCAAAAGTACAGAAAGAATGGGGGATAACACCTTACCAGATATGGATAAAGACCAGCGGTTCCTCTTCTTTTATCTATGATTTTGCTAGTCAAAACAACCTGCAGTTTGAGGTATTTAAAGATCTGTCAGCAAATATCATAGAAAAGAACAACGATCCCTTTTACCAGGGAACCAATGGTATCCTCACACTGGGATTTATTATCATCCTTCTGATCTGTGCAATTGGCTTCCTGATCTTTTGGATTTTATCTATCTTTACCCGAACACTGCAATTCGGTGTACTGCGTGCCATGGGTATGACCCTGGGAGAAATTATAGGGATGCTGGTGCAAGAACAATTCTTTTTATCGGTACTGCCTATCTTCTTTGGAATATTTATCGGAAGACTGGTATCCGGGCTGTTCGTACCCCTGATTCAGATAGCATATACGTCATCTGAACAGATTCTTCCTCTTGAAATCATGGAGCAGGGAGCAGACAGGGTACGGGTATTGGTAATTGTAGCTGCAATGGTGCTTTTGTGTATGCTGATAATCGGTAAGCTTATCTCTGATATGAAAGTGACCAAAGCCTTAAAATTAGGAGAGGATTGA
- a CDS encoding ABC transporter ATP-binding protein translates to MSWRMVVLLAENREAYMIQCDNLVKIYKTRDSEVLALQGLDMTVRSGELLAVVGKSGSGKSTFLNMIGGLDKPSAGKLMVDGKNLFTMTQKELVEYKKRTVGFVWQNNARNLFPYLNALENIQVPMLFTGEKQRKENALELLELVGMSHRKLNKLAELSGGEQQRIAIAIALANAPKLLLADEPTGSVDKQTSDYILDIFRELNRSKKTTVLIVTHDNALARKVNRVISIQDGKISSELHARYDLEALKELAWEEGHEEYTILDRAGRLQLPSEMLEKMGVQDNKVILEFDQDRIIIKAVST, encoded by the coding sequence ATGAGCTGGAGGATGGTGGTTTTGTTGGCAGAGAATAGAGAAGCTTATATGATTCAGTGCGATAACCTGGTTAAGATCTATAAGACCAGAGACAGCGAAGTGCTGGCGCTACAGGGACTGGATATGACAGTCCGGTCAGGGGAGCTGTTAGCAGTAGTCGGTAAAAGCGGCAGCGGAAAATCCACCTTTCTAAATATGATAGGAGGACTTGACAAGCCCTCTGCGGGTAAGCTGATGGTGGATGGGAAAAATCTGTTCACCATGACACAGAAGGAGCTTGTGGAATATAAGAAAAGGACAGTGGGATTTGTCTGGCAAAATAATGCCAGAAATCTTTTCCCTTACCTGAATGCATTGGAAAATATACAGGTTCCCATGCTGTTTACCGGAGAAAAGCAGCGAAAGGAAAATGCGCTGGAGCTCCTGGAGCTGGTGGGTATGTCTCATCGCAAATTGAATAAACTGGCGGAATTATCCGGAGGTGAACAACAGAGAATTGCAATCGCCATTGCCCTGGCAAATGCTCCAAAGCTTTTATTGGCGGATGAACCAACGGGTTCGGTGGATAAACAGACCTCTGACTATATTTTGGATATTTTCAGAGAACTGAACAGAAGTAAAAAGACTACTGTTCTCATTGTAACCCACGATAACGCCCTGGCAAGGAAAGTAAACCGTGTTATTTCCATCCAGGACGGCAAGATCAGCAGTGAACTTCATGCAAGATATGATCTGGAAGCTCTAAAGGAGCTTGCCTGGGAAGAGGGGCATGAAGAATATACCATCCTGGACAGGGCAGGACGCCTGCAGCTGCCTTCAGAAATGCTGGAGAAGATGGGTGTACAGGATAATAAGGTGATTTTAGAATTTGATCAGGACAGGATAATTATTAAGGCGGTTTCCACCTGA